Proteins from a genomic interval of Blastocatellia bacterium:
- a CDS encoding MOSC domain-containing protein, whose amino-acid sequence MKLVSLNVGLPREIVYKGRSIITGIFKAPVDGRVRARRLNLDGDRQADLTVHGGAEKAVYVYPAEHYAYWRDELSDMQIDYSMFGENFTSMGLLEDEVQIGDRYCIGSTTFQVTQPRMPCYKLAAKFGRDDILRRFLKSLRTGFYFSVIEEGEVGAGDAIEQVSRVAAGVTVSDVTRLYVGKGKDQALLRRAVQVEALPASWRDYFLDQIR is encoded by the coding sequence ATGAAACTCGTCTCACTCAACGTTGGGTTGCCGCGCGAAATCGTTTACAAAGGCCGCTCGATTATCACCGGAATTTTCAAGGCGCCGGTTGACGGCCGAGTCCGGGCGCGGCGATTGAATCTCGACGGCGACCGGCAGGCCGATCTCACCGTGCATGGCGGCGCTGAAAAAGCCGTCTACGTTTACCCGGCGGAGCATTACGCTTACTGGCGCGACGAGCTGTCGGATATGCAAATTGACTACAGCATGTTCGGCGAGAACTTCACCAGCATGGGCCTGCTCGAAGACGAGGTGCAGATCGGCGACCGCTACTGCATCGGCTCAACGACGTTCCAGGTGACGCAACCGCGCATGCCGTGTTACAAGCTGGCGGCGAAGTTCGGGCGCGACGACATCCTTAGACGCTTTCTGAAAAGTCTTCGCACCGGCTTTTACTTCTCGGTTATCGAAGAAGGCGAGGTCGGCGCGGGTGACGCGATTGAACAAGTCAGCCGGGTCGCGGCGGGCGTGACCGTCAGCGACGTCACACGGCTCTATGTCGGCAAGGGCAAAGATCAAGCCTTGCTGCGCCGCGCCGTGCAGGTCGAAGCGCTGCCGGCAAGCTGGCGCGATTATTTTCTCGACCAGATACGCTGA
- a CDS encoding glycine C-acetyltransferase, giving the protein MNPNELYSTLTRELDQIKEAKTFKYEVPLESEQGGTVTVDHQRVVMLASNNYLGLSNHPRVKEAAHRGLDEWGYGLASVRFLCGTEPIHLELERRIARFVGCEAAILHSSCFAANEAFFAALLANDFGESNYQDVIYSDMLNHASIIDGVRLCRQIAKPTVSRLYRSRDLDHLREMLAEDRDKNYRIKIIATDGVFSMEGLLAPLADLVEIARENNALLFVDESHATGALGRTGRGTPEELGVYGEIDIITGTFGKALGGASGGFIAGRAPLIEFLRQKSRPYTFSNTMPPSVVAGSIEALNLVENDPSIVNALHENTEYFRREIVNLGFTIIEGRHPIVPVMLGEAAVAQDMSRELLGEGVYIKGLWYPVVPKGEARLRSQISAAHTRDDLDRALAAFQKVGRRLGVIA; this is encoded by the coding sequence ATGAATCCCAACGAACTTTATTCGACGCTCACCCGCGAACTCGATCAGATCAAAGAAGCCAAGACGTTCAAGTACGAAGTGCCGCTGGAAAGCGAGCAGGGCGGCACGGTGACAGTTGATCATCAGCGCGTCGTCATGCTCGCGTCAAACAATTATCTCGGCCTGTCGAATCACCCGCGCGTCAAAGAGGCGGCGCATCGCGGCCTCGATGAATGGGGCTACGGGTTGGCGAGCGTGCGCTTCCTCTGCGGCACCGAACCGATTCACCTTGAATTAGAGCGGCGCATCGCGCGCTTTGTCGGCTGCGAAGCGGCCATCCTGCACTCGTCATGCTTTGCCGCCAACGAAGCCTTCTTCGCGGCGCTCTTGGCCAACGACTTTGGCGAGTCGAATTATCAGGACGTTATCTACAGCGACATGCTCAACCACGCCAGCATCATTGACGGCGTGCGCTTGTGCCGGCAGATCGCCAAGCCGACCGTGTCGCGCCTCTATCGCAGCCGCGACCTCGACCACCTGCGCGAGATGTTGGCCGAAGACCGCGACAAGAATTACCGCATCAAGATCATCGCCACCGACGGCGTCTTTTCAATGGAAGGGTTGCTGGCGCCGCTTGCCGATCTGGTCGAGATTGCCCGCGAGAATAACGCGCTGCTGTTTGTTGACGAGTCGCACGCGACCGGCGCGCTCGGTCGCACCGGGCGCGGCACGCCCGAAGAGCTTGGCGTCTATGGCGAGATTGACATCATCACCGGCACCTTCGGCAAAGCATTGGGCGGCGCATCGGGCGGCTTCATCGCGGGGCGCGCGCCGCTCATCGAGTTCCTGCGCCAGAAGTCGCGGCCTTACACTTTCTCGAACACCATGCCGCCGTCCGTGGTTGCCGGTTCCATCGAAGCCTTGAATCTGGTTGAAAACGATCCCTCGATTGTGAATGCCTTGCACGAGAATACCGAATACTTCCGCCGCGAGATCGTCAATCTCGGCTTTACGATCATCGAAGGCCGGCACCCCATTGTGCCGGTGATGCTGGGCGAAGCGGCAGTGGCTCAGGACATGAGCCGCGAGCTGCTCGGCGAAGGCGTTTACATCAAGGGCCTGTGGTATCCCGTGGTGCCGAAGGGCGAGGCGCGCTTGCGGTCGCAGATTTCCGCCGCCCACACGCGCGATGACTTAGACCGCGCGCTTGCGGCGTTTCAGAAAGTCGGTCGCCGCCTCGGCGTCATTGCTTGA